The genome window TTTACTCTCCCTCTCTCCACATAATTGTAAGGGTTGGAGAAAAAGGGACAGAGTTAAAGAACTGAAGGGTGGGGGTTAGGTTCAAATGGGATGTAGACAGATTCATCTCAAGCCTCTGTCAGCACaacgggatgatgtcaacttgcCATAAGAACAtccggcctcccgtgggttcataaaggggaagagaagagctgaagccatctgtagttttagtattttatgtattttagataaattatatatatgatgttttaaactttttattgttgatggaaaccgccctgagccttcggggagggcggtatataaatataataaacaaacaaacaaacatggttctctatagatcagtggttcccaacctggggtacatgtatGCGCCAGAGCGTTTGGGGGCACTTGAAAATAATTATGTTataggtttgctaatatggggaaaCAGTTTTGGGGAAATGGGTGGCCAAGGGGTACAAGAatgaaaaaggttgggaaccactgctctagggcaccCTGCCTCACACAACATAGCCCAAAGAACTTTACGTGATTTGTGTGATTCACGTGGCTTACTGAGCCCTGAAATTAACCAAGACCCCAGAGAATGTTATTTTCTGTCTTGCTAGGGTTGCCTACTCAGGGTcaggaaagtcctggagatttttggacggtacttggggagggcagatttgaagggagagagggagctgCTAAGTAGAAAGGTGATGCCAAAGGGTCTGCCCTcaaaagcttccatttcctctGGAGTCCTGAtcgctgtaatctggagatcagttgtaattccaggagatcaccaagCTACACCTGAATGTTGGCAGCCCGAGTCACTGCAGCAGCACTGGCGATGGGTGGAAGAGATTCACTTCAGCCTCCCTTTCTTTTACTTTTCCAGTAACCCGGCCTAATAACTTGTTCTGTTCCAAAGTTCACAGAGCAGGACTTGTACACATGACTCCTGTAGTAATTGATACATCACTTGATGTGCTGTTTGAAACGAAATAGCCGTCATCATATTTATTGGCTACCGTAAGATAAAAAAACCAGCCCCGATCATCTGGCATGACTCAGGGCTTCGTCACACCACAAAACGGCTGTGTCTGTTAAATGCTCATGTAGCGTGAAGGATTTATCAAGCAGGGAAGTGGTTTTGTGTCAGTATTCTCACATGTGCCCAGTCTGCAATCCATCCCACATTCACTGAGTCACTGGGAAAATGTTGGCGCACTGAATACTGGTTAGGGTGACTGATCTGAACAGGTACCTCAACACTTGCATGACCATTAATCACTCACAGTACTCTTTAGGTGAGTCCACTTGGGCTGCGTGCTCTGTGGTCATGTGACCTAGACATAATTTGTATTcccttttaacaacaacaaaggaaagagaaatgcaCTTTACCTCACAAAAACTATTAGCACAAtaaagaaccagggggcattcattgaaaatgctggggggaagaattaggactaataaaaggaaacacttcttcacgcaacgtgtggttggtatttggaatatgctgccacaggaggtggtggtggccactaacctggataactttaaaaggggcttggacagatttatggaggagaagtcgatttatggctaccaatcttgatcctctttgatctgagattgcaaatgccttaacagtccaggtactcgggagcaacagccgcagaaggccattgctttcacatcctgcaggtgagctcccaaaggcacctggtgggccactgcgagtagcagagagctggactagatggactctggtctgatccagctggcttgttcttatgttctaaatgttCTAATCCTCAAATGTCCCAAGCCTCTGtcatttgggggtgggaaggaaaggtaGTTAGAGCAAATGTGGTTAGtctttatttttcctgtgggTTTGGGGGTTGACATGGTGGCATGTGAGTGTTTCACTGTGTTCTTAgatcctgtccccccccctcctgccccatgtGTTCTTATAGTGGTTCCTTAGATCACTTCCTCAGTACTTTGGCAGCAGTTTATAGTGTTTAACCATTTTATACCATGTCTCAGAAAGAAACAACACATCCTGATACCCCATGGATATATAGCCGGAATATATGACTCAGTTTGTGGTTTATTTCGAGAAAAGTATTCGAGAGGGTTTGAGGCTGGGTGACAGTCCTTGCATCCATACAGGTAACTTGCATCTTTTTGGGGTGAGTCTTAAGCGTAGGTTGTTTAGATGTGTTTGACTCTTTGGACCAACCTAGTTTAGCTGCCACTGCAAACCTGTGGAGTAGCAGAAGAAATTTGTATTTCGTAATGGGAGAAATGGCTTTGCATCTCTCATAAAGATGAGATTCCCACTTTCCCTCTATAGATATTAGATTGTGGCTGGTATAAAGCAACAGTGCAGCCTGTTCTAAAACATACCAAGTGCGCATCTAACTCAGCATTCTTGTTTCTAATAGCCGACAATCAAAAATCCAGAGAAAACACTAAAGCAAGGAAGAGACAGCCTACTGTTTATTGTTCCTCTAGCTTCTGCTGAGGCTGGTAAACCaacttttaatttatttcataGATGCCAGCACAAAGCACGCTCTGGGAATATTATAGAGCTCATCCGAGAGAGCTGCCATTCTTATTCCTCTTAAGAGAATATTTATGACTACCTGCATATTCCTAAAAGGGCACCTGCCTGACCAGTTCACTGTAGACACCTCAGTAGCAGCAACTCAAGAAGCCCTCCCCTTTAAGTCTGCTGTTTTATAGCTATCTCTacttatttaattttattctgtcCACCCCGCTTTAGGCTTCATCAAGTTGGTgatgttttgcattttttgtgGGTTTCAGTCCACTTCCCCCTGCCTTGGTTCATGAGTCCACGGTCCAGTCTTTCTCAGGAGAAGCAAGTTTAATGTAAAATGGGCCATCGCTTGAGAGGGGGGTTGTTGAGTccctgtcttaggccccttccgcacatgcaaaataatgcgttttcaaacaactttcacaactgtttgcaagtggattttgccattctgcacagcttcaaagagcactgaaagcagtttgaacgtgcattattctgcatgtgcggaatgacccttaGAAAATCCCTAACTCACCAGCCATATTCAGTGTAGAATCCATGTTCAGTGCAGGATTACATCTCCAgttttggggagtgggggttcatttctaccGACTTCCACAGTCTGTTGCTCCTTTAAACTTAGACTCTTTGGTTCCAGTCATATTTTCCCAGCTGAAGACTCTTTTTATGCTAGATTATCATTGTTATTAAGTTCCTGACATGTGGGAATTAAAAGCAATAAGATGACTGACATGACTGGCCTGGCAGCCAGGACGGGATGCCAGCTCGgccctccaggtgggacttggggaatctaccagaattacaactcctccccagactacagataccagttctcctggagaaaatggatgcggtgggtgggtgggtgggtgggtgggactctgtggcattgtaccccacttgtccctgtccttcccaggttccattTCCAAATCTTCAGAAGTTTACCTTTCTCTGGCAATCCTACAACCCCCACTCCCAGCCAGTGGCCATCAGGGACCTGGCAACTTTATAGCCAAGATTAGACATTCAAGAATCCTAACTAGTGATCTTACACCTCTATTTAAAGCTAAACTGAGTATATAAATTGGGGGTCTCAAACAGTCAGAACTCCTTCACAGGTGAGTTGCGAGGGAGACTGGAGGTGTATATGTGACCCAGTAATGTGATGTATTTTCAAATGCTGCATAtgacaaataaaatacaaatttattCATTCTTAACTAATGTTGAGTAAAATGCTTGAATTTTATGTTGAGAGGGGtgatcaatggtgggattcaagtaatttaacaacagttctggtggtgggattcaaataatttaacaactggttgtttacaagcgccattttaacaagcagttctgccaaagtggtgcgaacctgctgaatcctaccaatGGGTAAGATTAGaagtggactttaaaaaaaaaaacacctgtaatCTGCTGCTGTAAGGACAAGACCTGTGGGAACATTAAATCTTGTGGTTGAATTAATATGACTTATCTTGGTCAAATGCAAGAACCACATTCAGGAAATACCAGTTGACGGGGAAGTCCCTGTCGGCGCACGTGCCTTTTGGCATTTCCCTTTATTGTAATGTTTGAATGTTAATGTTTCTTGAACTGCTCCTCAATTGTCCTCTGTTGCTGTCGAGCTGTTCTTACCCTGGGCctagatggcccaagctagccaggtctcatcagatcttggatctGAAATGGAATCAGCCATGGTTAGCACTTGGAGGGGACACCACCAAGCAACTCCAGGGTTGCTTATAGTTGcaactctggccttgaaaacctcatgagggggtcaccgtaagtcaactgtgacttgacagcacttttcactgaTACTCTGATTTTCTTCCCAATAGAGATACAAATCCATATGCaacatttccctctcctccattttattctcataaaacCATGGGACAcaagctaggtcagtggtggcgaacctttggcactccagatgttatagactacaattcccatcagcccctgccagcatggcgaattggccatgctggcaggggctgatgggaattgtagtccataacatctggagtgccaaaggttcaccaccacagagctAGGTTAAGCATGGGTGACTGGCCCGATATCATCCAgcgagcttctatggcagaatggagattcaaacctgcatcttTCACattctagtcccgtggtggcgaacctttggcactccagatgttatggactacaattcccatcagcccctgtcaattggccatgctggcaggggctgatgggaattgtagtacatatcatctggagtgccaaaggttcaccaccactgctgacaCCCTCGCCATGACACCATGCTACATCACCAGACCATCAACGTGCACAGTACTTTACGAAGTTAAATAccccataaaaataaaattacatgcTTTGTGAACTAGTGCTAGTGCAACATACAGCAAAGGGCAGGTGACCCACGAGGAGCCTGGACAAAACATGACTTCACATCCTTAGACTTTCAGTTTTGAATGAGGTGGAGTAAGGGCTAAAGCATTAGGCGCTGAAGAAAAGGTAAATCTTGAAGAAGGATTTGAAGGAAAAGGAGGTATTGTAGAGGTGCCTGATAAAGTCTGTACTTCCATGTGGAAATAGTTATAGTAGAACTAATGTTAACGGTCTGTAACTGTTCTTTTTAGTTGCTTGAATTGTGACAAAGAAAACCTTTCATgtctctttctttgtttttatttctttgcctTTTAAGCTTCAGTGGAGGAATGACTTCCACAGAACCCAGCATGAATAAAATAATTGTGTACGACAAGCCCAATTTTGAGGGGCTCAGCAAAGAGTTCGCCGGTGATGTTCCCGACCTGCATGACCTGGATTTTGGTGACTGCATCTCTTCCCTCAAGGTTATTGGGCAACCCTGGGTTGCCTACAAATCCCCCAGATTTGAGGGAGACGGTTTTGCATTTGAAGAAGGGGATTACGAAGAGATCAACAAGAACAACTTCTCATCCCTCCGACTGGTTCATCATGATCTCTCTGATCCTCAAATTACTCTATATGACCTCCCTAACTATGAGGGCCGGGGCAAAGTAGTGACGGAAGAAACCAACCTTGCCTATGGTTACTTTAACGATAGCGTCTCCTCTCATGTTGTACAGAAGGGCGTCTGGCTCCTGTACAAGAATCCAGACCGAAGTGGATGGTATCATATTGCCTGGCCTGGGGAGCGCATTTGTAACTATAAAACTGAGATTAATTTTGATGACAGCGTGTCCCACCTGCAGCCCTTGAAGTCTGGCCGACCCGTCATCACTGCAAAACTGTTGTGGGACCAGAAAAAAGTGGAGGATGAACAGGATGTCCTGATAGATGAGATTGTGGGAGCCAACTGCACCAAATATGACCAAGCCTTCACGGCCAACACTAGTCGGGAGTACACAACCACCACTCTCCAGAGCTTCCATTTCAGCAATACCACAAGTCTAAAACTTGGCTTCAGTTTCCAAGTCGCTGTTGGGGCTTCCAACGTCTTGGTGGTCGAGAAAGGGAAGCATGAGTCCACCACGACCAACGAAAAGGTAGATGTGATGCTGCCTGCCAAAATTCCCCCATGCACCAGTCTTTCCATTCAGGTGGTCAAGAAAGAAACCACTACTTCCATTCCAGTGGAACTCACCATCGTTcagaatgggaaagaaaagaaagagcttGCAGAGTACAAGTGTGTGTCGGGTCGCACCATTAGTACCAGATATGTCATGGAGCCTATCTCCGCAGAAGAGGGGACTTCCCAAGCCAAGTCTTCATCTGTGACTGAGGGGAAGCATCAAACCAACCCCTCCCACAAATCTATACAAGTGGATTTCCGTGCTAAGCCTGATCCAACTCCACCAGGAGAAAGCTCACAAGCCACACCTGAATAAGTTATTGTGGTGTGGAGAACCTCAAGGAGATGGCTACTTTCGGATTAAAGTTTAATCTTCTTGTATTTTCTAGCCTATTCTAGTAGTGGGGCTTGAATGAACATTGCATTTGCTGAAGCGACATACTACACATGCCAAGTTACCATGCAAAGTGAGTAGAGAGCAGGAGTGAATTCAATTGCCCCCTGCCAACATTACCTACAGCAAAATCAAATTCAGATGGTTCATACCAATATACATTGTACTTAAGACAGACAATAACTGCCCAGAGTCATATGCCAATTGTATATAGAGCAATTTAAAAGCAAACCAaactgaaaaccttttttttactaCAACTCATTTAGttgtgaaactgccttatactggccccttccacacatgcagaataatgcactttcaatccactttcattgcactttgcagctggattttactgtgcagaatagcacagaatagcaaaatccacttgcgaacaattgtgaaagtggattgaaagtgcattattctgcatgtgtggaaggggccactgagtcagacccttaATATATCATGATCAGTATTatttactctgattggcagcagttctccagggtctatggcaggggtagggaacctgcggctctccagatgttcaggaactacaattcccatcagcctctgtcagcatggccaattggccatgctggtaagggctgatgggaattgtagttcctgaacatctggagagccgcaggttccctacccctggtctatggcagAAAGTGCCAAGATTGAACCTAGGATGCAAAGCACCACTGAGCCGTGATCCCACCTCAACACTTTGTGAACTTTTGGGACAGTTTCTAATGTCTGTGTATCCCACCTTGATGTGGTTTTGCCAGCTTTGTTTAATCCATGACGCCTCTCTAGCAGGGAACACATAATCTTGAAGAGTTAGATTCAATATATGACACAGATGGTACTCAGCAGTCTGTGTGAGTCAGATGATAAATCCCTCTGTGGATTTTAAATGGGAATAGTAGTTCCTTCAGTTTACATATAACACAAAACCAGAGTTCCTGGGGCTTTTAGCAATATCCTTAAATTCTTATTTTGCTTTCAAATTGGTTCAATTGTTTTTCCTCATTAAAAATGCTGCCTTGGACTCTCAGATGtatgcttttgttttttgtttttttaaacatgcaTTCTGATCTCATGGGAAAGGCATATATTTCCATGAATGCAGAGGTGTGAACGTTTATATTCTAATGATACTGGATTCCTAGTTGCTGCTATAGCACATACTTGCAACCAGCTGCAACTGAGCTTTCTGCTGTAGTATTACAAAGTTCCCACTCCCAGTTTAATTGATTGTGCAGATCTCCAACCCGTCTGAGTCAAAACTGAGATCTTATTTATGCAGCTTAGCCAAATGGAAGGTTGCTGCAAGAACTGAGAATGGGATTCAGTGTGACAGGAAACGATTGCCAAAATGGAGAGTGTCTCAGTTTGTCATGATTTGTTAATTACAGAGTTTCTAGCCCTCTTTATTGCACAAAGGAACTCAAACCCATATTTGAATGAGTCATTAAATGTATAGCCACATAAAGGTTTTTTTCACATGCTTGACTTGCTCCTAATTTACTTGACAATCAAGCCATGAGCTTTGGAATGTATTTGGGCGCAGTTCTTCTACATGTCTGTCATCCTTCAGCATTTTTATGGTTGTGAAGTACCGGTAACTTTATTTTTCTCTGCACGtgccttaaataatcaggattttcaagaGAGGATGCTGGCAAGACCAGTAGTATTATAGCACCCCCCATTATGTTTTGTGCATGTTCATATTAATATAGTGGCTGCATTAAAAAAGCACTAAATAGTGATTATCAATCTTCCAttgtaatgatagattcttttaattcccagctttcatttatttaacaaGTAAGTCTCTATCCTCTTCCGTTGCGAAGGTAAAAATCCATATATCCACAAGGGGtcagaaacttttaaaatgaaagctgtgaATTTGGAAAACCTGCTTGACCTATCATTGTAAcagtatatcaatattttagtccCTTTTTaatcaaaaaagaaagagatcTTCAGGGCAGGGAGGGAGTTGTTGATAACAGTCCAATTattgaaaagtgggctggagTGGATGTGAGTAGTTGGGacaaagaaaacccacaaaaacattCGCAACAAGAAAAGGGCAACTCAAAATCTTCTTCCAGAAAATGACTGgaggtaaaagtggtctcaaaagaactgagggaaagccaggaaggaaaaaagaaacaagcaaaaaCGAAAAGCACAAAAGTGTGTGCGGTACTCAGGAGATAAATGGAAGCAGTATGGGGCCAGACCCCTCCATCCCAATGCAGAGAAGCTCAAAGTCAGCAGTCATGCAAAGAAAGTACAATATGCAAAAATAATGTAATATGTTCACGTTCTACCTATTTTTCTGGTACTTGTGTTTGGTAAATaatggttttatttcatttttgtttttagtgttttggAGAGGAATTGCTGTGACTATTAAACATTGATTCATTTCCAGTCTTTAGAAGTTAACATCTTGTGGCCAGGAGTTAGATGCGGCTCGTCCGTAATGCCCACACACAAACAATTCCTCATCAGTGAAATGGTGGAAGTTTTTAAGCTGCAGTAACAAAAATCATGGTTTTTACAGAGCCCTGGAACCACTGACTAGCTTGTTGCTCCAACTCTGTAGAAAAAAGCCATAATAAATTAATCTGAGTCAGAAATTTGGACTTCATATACTGTTTAGCAATCCCTTCAGCAGAAGCTCTGGGTGTATTCTCAAGAGATGAAACTGGACAGGTTTAGAACAGCAACTTTAGTACCTTCAGCACTCAACACCCAGCTAAATGTCAGCTAAATTTCTGTCACACCCTATGTTGAAACTAGGTTATTCTCAGGGCCCTGCCTGAATGCCATCCTGTCAACTTTTAAAACATCTTAATACAAGCCAGCTTCACTGCTCAACTCAATATTCCTGAGACTACTTATTTAGATGGGCAAAGGCAGGAATTCAACCTATGTGATGTTCTCCACAGCATGATGGGAGAAGGTGTTTTGGTTGAATGCCTGTCATGGTTGTGTTAAAGGCACAAAGACACGGCCAGGGTGAGAAAAGATGGATACTGTGCTGTTCTTGCAAGCTGGGAATAGAGTACTCTCTTAAgttccttttaataaataaacacaggAGAGATGGATCCATTGTGACATATACAATAAATTcccctctttcctcttctttaCTATTCACTCAGCCCAATTCAAACATTACGAAGATATGAAGCTAGAGATCACTAGCATTTAATTCAATGTTGGGGTTTGCCTTTACTGCAACCTGTCACATAGTCTGAATTTAAGCAGGAAACGTGCCCACCCACACCTAGTATCTGCACACCTTCAGATGGAATGCTAATGAGTTTGGGAGGGATACTTTGACCTAGAGCATCACTTCATCAAAAATCTGTCCTGGGGTTGCGTCATCAggtgttgcaaaaaaaaagttctttgcAAACAGGAGAACAATCTTGTCTCAGATGCCTCCTATTCCTATATATATTTCCATGTGGTTCCCATTGTATGAGAATATGgttccgctcctcggaggaggacctagtcgtgatccctggccccaaaatgatcaggctggcctcgacgaggggcagggccttttcagccctggcccctacctggtggaacaggctccctcgggagatcagggccctgcgggacttacagagtttccgcagggcctgcaagacggacctgttccgccaggcgtttggccagcctggttaaaaatatatctaccatgtcatctggcctcccgtgggcacaaaaggggggagggggtagccggaggccatccacatttttaaatgggttctgtttttatgtaactgatatttaaattatgttttaaggtacgttttaactttgttgtgaaccgccctgagccctcagggggagggcagtatattaaataaataaataaaaaaataaaaaaactgataCAAGTACTCATTCTGCAGGTGTCTGTGTTCCCGCGCGCGGgcgcccgcacacacacacacacactcataggaGTGAGAGGCATAGCAAAATGCAGCATAAAAGCCTTCCCATCAGGATCTGTGAGGGAGACAGTTTGGGTCTGAAACAGGGGTGTACCTCAAGTCGAGTAAATCCAGAAAGAGATCTGAagtttttattaatgtatttttcaAACATATGTTTGATGGTTTGGACCTTGTGTCTGGCTTGACCATTGGACTGGGAGTAGTCAGGGTTGCAGTGTGTTACAGAGATACCATAAGGAAATTGTCTCATCACTGTAGTTACAGAAGGCACATGGTCACAAATAAGTTCTTAAGGAATATTATGGTGTGCAAACCATAGTCCCTTCTTGGCTAAAACCACACCTGCTGTCTTAACCAGGAGTAACATagcttcaaaatattttgaatactAGTCAACAACTATAAGACAGGATTGTCCTTTGAACTCAAAAATATTATCTGTCAGTTTGAAACAAAACAAGTCTTATGTGAGTTTCTAAGTTACATAGTGTCAGGGGGTTGTATCTAGGAGATTAAGATGcgttcctagctcaatgtaattgctacaagatatatgtaaccagcctgctatatgttattaCTGCCGTCTGagacattctttctttgatctttgctttatggcttcagacactgagtagataactaggctttcccctgacacattggtctcatgggaaccaggattgtttccgttATCCTGTGAGAGCAGGATGCCAGATGGCTCTGTCTCTATTGCCAACCTTGGGtcaccttagctccaaactagctctttctcacatttcttggaaaaatgggagggggaatcaattttggaataaagggggtagcaaaagccaggttcgccagaattgactttgtcaagctgggtgctttgatgccaaTCAAGAAATGTTGctaatcaacaatacagagtccatttattgcttcaaggttcgagacctaacacataGGCAATAGCTTGTTTCTACTGAAAGAGCCAAGTTCCTAGGCCGTCTTTGGATGAGTCTGCCTGTATTTATAGCTATCCTCTTAGACCAAAGTGTCAGAGGGCCTGTTTAAAGTTGTCCAAGGCTTTTTACTGCTCATGGAGATCAGGTggggtatagcagttaagagtagtggactctaatctggagaacagggtttgatttccccctcctccacatgatggtGAAtggggtttggttccccactcctccacatgaagcctgctggatgaccttgggttagtcacagttctctctgagctctctcagccccacctacctcacaaggtgcctgttatggggagaggaaaggaaaggagtttgtaagccaacttgagttcCCTTAtaggaaggaaaggcagggtatatatcagtggtgggatccaaaaattttagtaacaggttcccatggtggtgggattcaaactgtggcgtagcgccaatggggctaggcggggcacgacgggggcgtggccgggcattctaggggcggggcattcctggccggggctgtggcaaggacgtagccgctgcgccggtccttgggtgggaaatgaatgcatgcaggcacgggctgccacgcacgccggtgcacctcctgctagactgcttcaagttctgcacgctactgctgagaggaggggcgtaactaaggcaaaaatcacgtggcaaaatcaccaatcagtaaccccctctcggcacacgcaaataattagtaacctactctcgggaacctgtgagaacctgctggatcaaacctcTGGTATATATCCAAACCCTTTCACATCACCATTAACAGAAAGCACCATTTCTTGACTAGGTGTACAGGAGTGCAGTCAGATTTGATTCACTTTGGATGGATTGTGCCAGGTACCATAGAGTCCTTAGGAGTCTCTGAAGGCCTTTTTTGTCCTTAGATGGGGGCATCTGATTGGtagctagggttaccagctctgcgTTAGTaaacacctgaagattttgggagtggagcatgGGTGGGTGTAGATTAAAGGAAGAGAGcagcctcagcagagtataatgctacagagttcatcctccaaagctgccattttctcctggagtgATGTTGGTGACCCAGAGGttaactgtaa of Sphaerodactylus townsendi isolate TG3544 linkage group LG03, MPM_Stown_v2.3, whole genome shotgun sequence contains these proteins:
- the LOC125429730 gene encoding epidermal differentiation-specific protein-like isoform X1; translation: MTSTEPSMNKIIVYDKPNFEGLSKEFAGDVPDLHDLDFGDCISSLKVIGQPWVAYKSPRFEGDGFAFEEGDYEEINKNNFSSLRLVHHDLSDPQITLYDLPNYEGRGKVVTEETNLAYGYFNDSVSSHVVQKGVWLLYKNPDRSGWYHIAWPGERICNYKTEINFDDSVSHLQPLKSGRPVITAKLLWDQKKVEDEQDVLIDEIVGANCTKYDQAFTANTSREYTTTTLQSFHFSNTTSLKLGFSFQVAVGASNVLVVEKGKHESTTTNEKVDVMLPAKIPPCTSLSIQVVKKETTTSIPVELTIVQNGKEKKELAEYKCVSGRTISTRYVMEPISAEEGTSQAKSSSVTEGKHQTNPSHKSIQVDFRAKPDPTPPGESSQATPE
- the LOC125429730 gene encoding epidermal differentiation-specific protein-like isoform X2, with the protein product MTSTEPSMNKIIVYDKPNFEGLSKEFAGDVPDLHDLDFGDCISSLKVIGQPWVAYKSPRFEGDGFAFEEGDYEEINKNNFSSLRLVHHDLSDPQITLYDLPNYEGRGKVVTEETNLAYGYFNDSVSSHVVQKGVWLLYKNPDRSGWYHIAWPGERICNYKTEINFDDSVSHLQPLKSGRPVITAKLLWDQKKVEDEQDVLIDEIVGANCTKYDQAFTANTSREYTTTTLQSFHFSNTTSLKLGFSFQVAVGASNVLVVKKETTTSIPVELTIVQNGKEKKELAEYKCVSGRTISTRYVMEPISAEEGTSQAKSSSVTEGKHQTNPSHKSIQVDFRAKPDPTPPGESSQATPE